The DNA segment ACGGGATCCATGTAGACGATGGTCTTGAGGCTCGGCAGCTGGGCCGCGACCGAGCGAATCTTCTCGAGCTGCGCGGCCGTCGAAACCACGATCAGGCGTGCCTCGGAGTTCGCGAGCACGTGACGGCTCTGCTCGGCGGTGAGCGTCGGATAGATCGGCACCGTCACCGCTCCGCGCGCCAGCACCGCCAGGTCGGTGATCGCCCACTCGTAGCGATTCTCGCTCAGCAGCGCCACGCGATCGCCCCGTTGCACGCCGAGCGCTCCGAGTCCGAGCGAGAGGTGCTCGACGTCGGTGCGGGCACGCTGAGACGACAGGGATTCCCAGCCCTCGGGACCCTTGCGCATGAACTGATCGGGCTTGGGATGCCGGGCGATCGTGTCGAGAAAGATGCCGATCAGCGTTGCGGCCTGAGTCATTCCGTTGCCTCGCGACCGAGTCATGTGTGCTCCGATGAACGCCGGGATGCGCTTGCGGCCCAAGGGGTAGCACCGTTCGAGGCGCGCCGACAAGCGAAAAGGCAGCGGGGTCAGAGGCGCGACCGCCGGCGATTGACGGCCCGACCGTGGCTGCGCGACAGTGCGCCTCCCGATCTTCCGGGTCCCGGAGGTACCGCATGAGGTCCGATGTCCGGTTTTCGCCCCGCATGACGGGCACACACGGGTGGCTGCGGGTGGCGTCGCGTGCGCTGTTGCTCGCCGTGGCGCTGACGGCCGCGCAACCGTCGGCCTCGCGCGCGGCCGATGCGGCTACCAGTCTGGCGACCGGTGAGGCGCGCTACGCCGAGGGCAGGGGCGAAGAGGCCCGCGCCGCGTGGCTCGAGGGCCTCGCCGATGCGCCCGGGAACTTCGGTCTGTTGTGGCGACTCGCGCGCGTCGAGTCCGAGTTGTCCGAGGATCAGAGCGGCGAGAAGAAGCGCCAGCTCGCCATGGCAGCGGTCGAGCACGCGCGAGCCGCGGTCAAGGCGCATCCCGACAGCGCGGCAGGCCACGTATGGCTGGCCGCCGCACTGGGGCGCCAGGCGCTTCAGGAGGGACCGAAGACGCGGCTCGCGTTGTCGCGCGAGGTCAAATCCGAAGTCGATCGCGGGATCGCACTGGATCCGGGCATCGGACGCGCCTATCACGTGCGTGCACTGTGGAACCGCCGCCTTGCTTCGCTCAACCTGATGGAGCGCGCGGTGGCGAACAGCGTGCTCGGCGGGGTGCCGAAGGGCGCCAGCATCGAGAACGCGGTGGCGGATCTGCAGAAAGCCGTCGAGCTGGAGCCGGACTACTTGAACCACCACCTCGAACTCGCCCGCACCTTGATCACGCTCAAGCGCACCGACGAGGCGCGCCAGCAGCTCGAGCGGGTGATCGCACTGCCGCCGCGCAGCAGCCTGCGAGACGCCCGTTACCAGGCGGAAGCGCGGGAGTTGCTGGCCAAGCTGCCACGCCCGAAGGGATAGGAGATCCCATGGCGGCTCCGGTCTGGATTCTCGCCGGACTCCGTACTCCATTCGCCAAGGCTGGCGGACCGCTCAAGCACACACCGGTGACCGAGCTGGGGCGCGTCGCGATCGGCGAGTTGCTGGCGCGCTCGAGTGTCGATCCCGCGCGCCTCGACGAAGTGATCCTCGGCAATTGCGCGCAGCCCGCCGAAGCGGCGAACTCGAGCCGCGTGGCAGCGCTGCTGGCCGGCGTGCCCGAGCAGGTCTCCGCCATGACGGTGCATCGCAACTGCGCGTCGGGAATGGAAGCGGTCGCGACCGCCGCGCAGCGCATCCAGGCCGGCGGAGCGCAACTGGTGCTGGCGGGCGGCATGGAGTCGATGAGTCGGATTCCGCTGCTGTACACCTACGAGTACGGCGAGTGGCTCGAGAGCCTGATGCGGGCGAAGACGCCGCTGCAGAAGTTCGGCGTCTTCACGCGCTTCAAGACCGCGTATCTCAAGCCGCGCATCGCACTCGCCGAAGGACTCACCGACCCGGTGTGCGGGCTCAACATGGGGCAGACCGCCGAGGTGCTGGCGCGCGAGTTCCGAATCGATCGCGAGCGCCAGGATCGCTTCGCACTCGAGAGCCACCAGAAGGCAGTCGCCG comes from the Candidatus Eisenbacteria bacterium genome and includes:
- a CDS encoding tetratricopeptide repeat protein; its protein translation is MRSDVRFSPRMTGTHGWLRVASRALLLAVALTAAQPSASRAADAATSLATGEARYAEGRGEEARAAWLEGLADAPGNFGLLWRLARVESELSEDQSGEKKRQLAMAAVEHARAAVKAHPDSAAGHVWLAAALGRQALQEGPKTRLALSREVKSEVDRGIALDPGIGRAYHVRALWNRRLASLNLMERAVANSVLGGVPKGASIENAVADLQKAVELEPDYLNHHLELARTLITLKRTDEARQQLERVIALPPRSSLRDARYQAEARELLAKLPRPKG